A single genomic interval of Spinacia oleracea cultivar Varoflay chromosome 6, BTI_SOV_V1, whole genome shotgun sequence harbors:
- the LOC110805562 gene encoding external alternative NAD(P)H-ubiquinone oxidoreductase B2, mitochondrial → MTFYEKASRAFYNNPSLSKLLVVVTVSGSAGGGLLAYSDSKPQHVENAVISPEGENKKKKVVVLGTGWAGTSFLKNLKNPSYDVHVISPRNYFAFTPLLPSVTVGTVEARSICEPIRKMVKKKDVSVSYWEAECLGIDPVNKKVNCRSTQNADLNGKADFSVDYDYLVIAMGARSNTFNTPGVEENAHFLKEVEDAQKIRQSIIDCFEKAALPTLSDEEKKRILHFVVVGGGPTGVEFAAELHDFVREDLVKLYPKVKDLVKITLLEATDHILNMFDKRITAFAEDKFHRDGINLQTGSMVVKVTDKEISTKALKNGGEVSSMPYGMLVWSTGIGARPVIMDFMKQLNQGKRRALGTDEWLRVEGTGEIYALGDCATIVQRKVMEDIAEIFKKADKDNSGTLTVKEMQELVDDILERYPQIELYLKNRKMKSIVDLMTDAKKDTTKESVELNIEEFRSALSQVDSQMKNLPATAQVAAQQGTYLADCFNRMEKCERNPEGPIRIRGEGQHRFKPFRYRHFGQFAPLGGEQAAAELPGDWVSIGHSTQWLWYSVYASKQVSWRTRALVVGDWSRRFMFGRDSSRI, encoded by the exons ATGACGTTCTACGAAAAAGCTTCTAGAGCCTTCTACAATAATCCTTCTCTTTCCAAGCTTCTCGTCGTTGTCACCGTCAG TGGAAGTGCTGGTGGGGGTCTTTTGGCTTATTCAGATTCAAAGCCACAGCATGTAGAAAATGCAGTCATTTCACCTGAAGgtgaaaacaagaaaaagaaggTGGTGGTCCTTGGAACTGGTTGGGCTGGAACCAGTTTCTTGAAGAACCTGAAGAATCCTTCATATGATGTTCATGTCATAAGCCCTCGTAATTACTTTGCATTTACCCCTTTGCTACCAAGTGTCACTGTTGGTACAGTTGAAGCCCGTAGTATTTGTGAACCAATTCGCAAAATGGTTAAGAAG AAAGATGTTAGTGTAAGCTACTGGGAAGCTGAATGTCTTGGTATAGATCCTGTAAACAAGAAAGTAAATTGTCGATCAACTCAAAATGCTGATTTGAACGGGAAAGCTGATTTTTCTGTGGACTATGACTACCTTGTCATCGCTATGGGAGCTCGTTCTAACACATTCAACACTCCTGGGGTTGAGGAGAATGCCCATTTTCTGAAG GAGGTGGAGGACGCTCAAAAGATCCGTCAGAGTATTATTGATTGCTTCGAGAAGGCCGCCCTCCCAACACTTAGTGACGAGGAGAAGAAGAGAATACTTCATTTTGTTGTCGTTGGCGGTGGTCCAACTGGTGTTGAGTTTGCTGCAGAACTTCATGATTTTGTCAGGGAAGATTTAGTGAAATTGTATCCTAAGGTTAAAGACCTTGTGAAGATAACACTGTTGGAGGCAACAGATCATATATTGAATAT GTTTGATAAAAGAATTACAGCATTTGCTGAGGATAAGTTCCACAGGGATGGTATCAATCTTCAAACTGGGTCAATGGTTGTGAAAGTCACTGACAAAGAAATATCAACCAAAGCGCTCAAGAATGGCGGGGAAGTATCCTCCATGCCATATGGAATGTTGGTATGGTCTACCGGTATTGGAGCTCGTCCAGTAATAATGGACTTCATGAAGCAACTTAATCAA GGAAAAAGGCGTGCCTTGGGAACTGATGAGTGGCTTAGAGTGGAAGGAACTGGTGAAATATATGCGTTGGGTGATTGTGCAACCATAGTCCAGCGCAAAGTCATG gaagatattgctgagaTATTCAAGAAGGCTGACAAAGATAACTCTGGAACTCTGACTGTGAAAGAAATGCAAGAACTGGTAGATGACATTCTGGAAAGATACCCCCAAATCGAACTTTACCTCAAGAACAGGAAAATGAAGAGTATTGTTGACCTGATGACCGATGCCAAAAAGGATACAACCAAGGAATCCGTTGAATTGAACATTGAAGAATTCAGATCAGCTCTCTCACAAGTGGACTCTCAGATGAAAAACCTTCCAGCAACCGCCCAG GTTGCTGCTCAACAAGGTACCTATCTAGCTGACTGTTTCAATcgtatggaaaagtgtgaaaggAACCCTGAAGGCCCTATCAGAATCAGAGGAGAAGGTCAACATCGGTTTAAACCTTTCAG GTATCGTCATTTTGGTCAATTTGCTCCACTGGGAGGAGAACAAGCTGCAGCTGAGCTTCCCGGAGATTGGGTGTCCATTGGGCACAGCACTCAGTGGTTGTGGTACTCAGTGTATGCCAG CAAACAAGTCAGCTGGCGTACAAGAGCTTTGGTGGTTGGAGACTGGTCGAGGCGTTTCATGTTCGGTCGGGACTCCAGTCGCATTTAA